A section of the Cydia splendana chromosome 1, ilCydSple1.2, whole genome shotgun sequence genome encodes:
- the LOC134793729 gene encoding RNA polymerase II transcriptional coactivator produces MPKNKKKAESSSDSDEGPVDRNVPPEKKAKMGSRTTDKEPTWVLEGQKLVKVRGFKGKTYVDIREFYEKNGDLLPGKKGISLTPAQWRKLLSLAEEVNEELGNC; encoded by the exons ATGCCCAAAAACAAGAAGAAAGCTGAAAGTTCTAGCGACAGCGACGAGGGACCTGTTGAT AGAAATGTACCTCCAGAAAAAAAAGCCAAAATGGGCTCAAGGACTACGGACAAAGAGCCAACATGGGTCCTTGAGGGTCAGAAGCTTGTCAAAGTGAGGGGGTTCAAGGGGAAGACTTATGTGGATATTCGCGAGTTTTACGAGAAGAACGGAGACTTGTTACCAGGGAAGAAAGGCATCAGCCTGACCCCGGCGCAGTGGCGGAAACTGCTGTCGTTGGCGGAGGAGGTGAATGAGGAACTCGGTAACTGTTAG
- the LOC134793886 gene encoding uncharacterized protein LOC134793886, whose translation MLEPWNDASLLPPPVHTFLCHRKVGIQDLKTTCRNMIKVLSNQSPLHKESAILSRFAYKYDKKFRNDIGYRHFKKVNVALRRYLGLKVLKDIENFSDTLPADDEDYLPTRQMLQYIMIRLMTFAKIMVRVCVCSKQASVFYLDRIKCGEGHWMSLMPYAALSRVWSLCTVLLRSACAWYARLRPWLDKLQLKGVDFLPDNYSLPADLEVWLDLKNIDSFGRFEWAPDKCLTLYQSLIVDDDDDNTDSFMDYVNRLNEEDDSEKPSCHLKVNRLSKESLPEVQINPVLNKDKGESISRESFKAPLHSKSKSTAILNTDKGETISRESFKAPQHTQSKQVELKSNNTYIHSPANVTDTESLKKFMLMEEGFRNEQNESSLTSHLSFMQWTALKNSLDTLGDSLSNKRKIEKKFKKIWKEKCIDYS comes from the exons ATGTTAGAACCCTGGAACGATGCCTCTCTGCTACCACCACCTGTTCATACATTTCTATGTCATCGTAAAGTTG GCATTCAGGATCTAAAAACCACTTGTAGGAATATGATCAAAGTACTGTCTAATCAATCTCCTTTGCACAAAGAGAGCGCAATACTCTCTAGATTTGCTTACAAGTACGACAAGAAGTTTCGCAACGATATCGGCTACAGGCATTTTAAGAAAGTTAACGTAGCCTTACGGCGCTATTTGGGGCTGAAGGTATTGAAGGACATAGAAAACTTCAGCGACACATTGCCGGCTGATGATGAGGATTATTTACCGACAAGACAAATGCTTCAATATATAATGATCAGATTAATGACGTTTGCGAAGATAATGGTGAGGGTTTGCGTATGTTCGAAGCAAGCGTCGGTATTTTATTTGGACCGCATAAAGTGCGGGGAGGGCCACTGGATGTCTCTGATGCCATATGCAGCGCTGAGCCGAGTGTGGTCGCTGTGCACGGTGCTGCTGCGGAGCGCCTGCGCATGGTACGCGCGCCTGCGGCCCTGGCTCGACAAACTACAACTGAAGGGAGTAGACTTCCTACCAGACAACTATTCCCTGCCGGCTGACTTAGAGGTGTGGCTGGACCTTAAAAACATTGACTCTTTTGGAAGGTTTGAATGGGCTCCGGACAAATGCTTGACATTGTACCAGAGCTTAATAGTTGACGACGATGATGATAATACTGACAGCTTCATGGATTATGTCAATCGGCTAAATGAAGAAGATGACTCTGAGAAGCCATCATGTCATCTTAAGGTAAACAGGCTTTCAAAAGAAAGTCTACCCGAGGTACAAATAAATCCAGTACTAAATAAAGATAAGGGAGAGAGCATTTCTAGAGAAAGTTTTAAAGCCCCACTGCACTCCAAATCAAAATCAACTGCAATATTAAATACTGATAAAGGAGAGACAATATCCCGGGAAAGTTTTAAAGCGCCACAACACACTCAATCAAAACAAGTTGAATTAAAGAGCAATAATACATACATTCATTCTCCAGCAAATGTGACTGATACAGAATCTTTAAAAAAGTTCATGTTGATGGAAGAAGGCTTTAGAAATGAACAaaatgagtcatccttaaccagCCACCTGAGTTTCATGCAGTGGACAGCTTTAAAGAATTCATTAGACACATTAGGTGATTCCTTGTCCAACAAAAGAAAAATAgagaaaaaattcaaaaaaatatggAAAGAAAAGTGCATTGATTATagttaa